In Strix aluco isolate bStrAlu1 chromosome 22, bStrAlu1.hap1, whole genome shotgun sequence, a genomic segment contains:
- the LOC141933600 gene encoding natriuretic peptides A has translation MDTKGSFSCGFLLLLLIQLQSSRANPIYNLSPAKELASMEALLERLEDKFAMIEALESNPDLQEPKTQEEIPPELIDDNDDQKAEPRLAPSTPLSYRDPFLKRLRGLQMPRMMRDSGCFGRRIDRIGSLSGMGCNGSRKN, from the exons ATGGACACTAAAGGCTCATTTTCCTGtggcttcctcctgctgctgctcatccAACTCCAGTCCAGCAGAGCCAACCCCATCTACAACCTCAGCCCTGCCAAAGAACTGGCCAGCATGGAG GCTCTGCTAGAGAGACTGGAGGATAAATTTGCAATGATTGAAGCCCTGGAGTCCAATCCTGACCTGCAAGAACCCAAAACCCAGGAGGAAATCCCACCAGAACTCATAGATGACAATGATGACCAGAAGGCTGAACCCAGGCTAGCACCCAGCACTCCTCTGTCCTACAGGGACCCCTTCCTCAAGAGACTGAGGGGGCTGCAGATGCCCAGGATGATGAGAGATTCTGGTTGCTTCGGGAGGAGAATTGATAGAATCGGCTCCCTGAGTGGAATGGGTTGCAATG GTTCCAGGAAGAATTAG